One segment of Rhodothermus bifroesti DNA contains the following:
- a CDS encoding RNB domain-containing ribonuclease, which produces MKPGTLIEYLEDDQPQLALVLEARNDGLQALTPSGRRIRLPIRRVVLCHEQAASTAQLAEVARGLIAQLEARAEEIDLALLWEAARGEGASFELPALARLYFGTDGPQEQSALLRALLRDRLYFGRKGLTFAPRTPEQVEALRLAEQRRQEQVAAREALRQQLAQLLEAGDAAGVEASPALLDALEALLRQRQPSEAAAVLETLARERGLTVREAALEILVRAGRLEASGSSLALLSGIDPEFSAEVLAAARALMPFAPEEGRTDFTHLEAFHIDDATTQEIDDAFTVEPLPEGGWRIGVHLADVPYFVRPGDVLDLEAQRRGLTRYLPDGPMLMLPERLSYDLASLRPGTLRPSLSVVVTVDAQGQIQATQLTRGQVRIAYGFTYETVDALLSGQATHALAEALHVLFHLSTQLTAARLARGALIIRRPELKVRVVGEAITVQVIDPHTPARRLVSEWMILANAAAARWAADQGLPMIYRVQDPPEDPELEGQCLDYDPVVLETRLRGLRRTRLSTHPQPHAGLGLEAYVQITSPIRRYADLVLQRQLVAALAGDPLPYDTTKLLEVLATAEAAEQEARALEQQVNRYWALVWLSRQTDQVFEALVVARRPAGYVVELQPYGLRGLLATGDVLVPGTLLEVRIEAVDPRRGSLRLERV; this is translated from the coding sequence ATGAAGCCGGGAACACTGATTGAGTACCTGGAAGACGATCAGCCGCAGCTTGCGCTTGTTTTGGAGGCACGCAACGATGGGTTGCAGGCGCTTACGCCTTCAGGCCGTCGCATTCGGTTACCCATCCGCCGTGTTGTGCTTTGCCATGAGCAAGCCGCTTCGACAGCACAGTTGGCCGAAGTGGCCCGTGGGCTTATCGCGCAGCTGGAAGCGCGTGCTGAGGAAATAGACCTGGCCCTTCTTTGGGAGGCGGCCCGTGGGGAAGGAGCATCCTTTGAACTGCCGGCGCTTGCCCGCTTGTATTTTGGCACCGACGGTCCACAGGAGCAGTCTGCCTTGCTACGGGCACTGCTGCGCGACAGGCTGTATTTCGGACGTAAAGGGTTAACGTTTGCGCCCCGTACGCCCGAACAGGTTGAGGCTTTGCGTTTGGCCGAGCAGCGTCGCCAGGAGCAAGTCGCTGCGCGAGAAGCACTCCGCCAGCAGCTTGCGCAGCTTTTAGAGGCTGGGGACGCAGCGGGCGTGGAGGCTTCGCCAGCACTGCTCGACGCGCTCGAGGCGTTGCTGCGCCAGCGGCAACCGTCTGAAGCCGCAGCTGTGCTCGAGACGTTGGCACGCGAGCGTGGGCTTACGGTGCGTGAGGCCGCCCTGGAAATCCTGGTCCGTGCTGGCCGATTAGAAGCTTCCGGCAGCAGCTTGGCATTGCTTTCAGGTATCGATCCGGAATTTTCTGCTGAAGTGCTTGCTGCTGCTCGAGCGCTGATGCCTTTTGCCCCCGAGGAAGGCCGCACTGACTTTACCCATTTGGAGGCATTCCACATCGACGACGCTACAACGCAAGAAATCGATGATGCGTTTACCGTAGAACCCCTTCCCGAAGGCGGTTGGCGTATTGGCGTGCACCTGGCCGACGTCCCCTACTTTGTTCGGCCAGGGGACGTGCTGGACCTTGAAGCGCAGCGTCGCGGGCTAACCCGTTACCTTCCTGATGGGCCCATGCTGATGCTGCCCGAGCGACTCAGCTACGATTTGGCTAGCCTACGTCCTGGAACACTCAGGCCAAGCCTCAGCGTCGTCGTTACTGTCGATGCCCAGGGACAAATTCAGGCGACGCAACTCACCCGTGGGCAGGTGCGCATCGCTTACGGCTTCACCTACGAAACCGTTGATGCCCTGCTTAGCGGGCAGGCTACGCATGCGCTTGCCGAAGCCCTGCACGTGCTTTTTCACCTGAGCACGCAGCTTACAGCAGCCCGACTGGCCCGCGGTGCTTTGATCATCCGCAGGCCAGAGCTCAAGGTGCGGGTTGTAGGCGAAGCGATCACCGTGCAGGTGATTGATCCGCACACGCCAGCACGACGGCTGGTGAGCGAATGGATGATTCTGGCGAATGCCGCGGCCGCGCGTTGGGCAGCTGATCAAGGGTTACCCATGATTTATCGGGTACAAGACCCTCCGGAAGACCCTGAGCTCGAGGGGCAATGCCTAGATTATGATCCAGTCGTGCTGGAGACTCGGCTGCGGGGGCTGCGGCGCACGCGCCTCTCGACGCACCCGCAGCCGCATGCGGGCTTGGGCCTTGAAGCCTATGTGCAAATAACTTCGCCGATTCGGCGCTACGCCGATCTGGTGCTTCAACGCCAGCTTGTGGCTGCTTTAGCAGGGGACCCCTTACCCTACGATACAACAAAGCTTTTGGAAGTGCTGGCTACAGCTGAAGCAGCAGAGCAAGAAGCGCGGGCCTTAGAGCAACAGGTCAACCGCTACTGGGCGTTGGTGTGGCTTAGTCGACAAACCGACCAGGTATTTGAAGCGCTGGTGGTAGCACGGCGTCCAGCTGGCTATGTCGTCGAACTGCAGCCCTACGGTTTGCGCGGTCTATTGGCTACGGGAGATGTGCTGGTTCCTGGCACGTTGCTCGAGGTGCGCATCGAAGCCGTTGACCCACGACGAGGTAGCCTGCGCCTAGAGCGGGTCTAA